From Melanotaenia boesemani isolate fMelBoe1 chromosome 12, fMelBoe1.pri, whole genome shotgun sequence, a single genomic window includes:
- the lrrc3 gene encoding leucine-rich repeat-containing protein 3: MQDLARLGMPRKPLMCNGRALLWGLFCGIFLTDALVMACPSSCHCIEKNGLTVVQCMSRNLEKIPPDLPRDTVILLLAANHITHIPNHAFKDLHYLQELDLSNNNIETVDVGAFQGVSDSLLELDLSNNHIQSVPKEAFARLRAKISLSNNPWHCECTLQEVLRELRLDPETVNEVICHTAVQEEYAGKPVIQVLDSGINFCNFHHKTTDVAMFVTMFGWFTMVIAYVIYYVRHNQEDARRHLEYLKSLPSNSQISKDFDTISTVL, encoded by the coding sequence ATGCAGGACTTAGCACGACTTGGTATGCCCAGGAAACCCCTGATGTGCAACGGCCGTGCCCTGTTATGGGGCCTGTTCTGTGGAATATTTCTTACAGATGCATTAGTCATGGCTTGTCCATCAAGCTGTCACTGCATAGAGAAGAACGGCTTGACGGTAGTCCAATGTATGTCTCGCAACTTGGAAAAGATCCCGCCTGATCTTCCAAGAGACACTGTTATCCTGCTTTTGGCAGCAAACCACATCACCCACATCCCCAACCATGCCTTCAAAGACCTTCACTACCTTCAGGAGCTGGATCTGTCCAACAACAACATTGAGACTGTGGATGTGGGAGCGTTTCAAGGTGTCTCTGACAGCCTGCTTGAGCTGGATTTATCAAACAATCACATCCAAAGCGTCCCCAAAGAGGCATTTGCCCGCCTGCGAGCTAAAATCAGCCTCTCGAACAACCCCTGGCACTGTGAGTGTACGCTGCAGGAAGTCCTGAGGGAGCTGCGGCTGGACCCTGAAACAGTGAACGAGGTGATCTGCCACACAGCTGTGCAGGAGGAGTATGCAGGCAAACCAGTGATCCAGGTGCTGGACTCAGGGATCAACTTCTGCAATTTTCACCATAAGACCACAGATGTAGCCATGTTCGTCACTATGTTCGGGTGGTTCACCATGGTGATAGCGTATGTCATTTATTATGTCAGACACAATCAGGAGGATGCCAGGAGGCACCTGGAATACCTAAAGTCACTGCCAAGCAACTCTCAGATCAGCAAAGACTTCGACACCATCAGCACAGTTCTCTAG